From Alcaligenes faecalis, the proteins below share one genomic window:
- a CDS encoding acyl-CoA synthetase, which yields MLSADSVYSQSYSEFHWSIPEHYNIAHDTCDKWADGSGRLALIQQLPDGQVKRYTFDQLKAWSDSLAAAWQARGIQAGDRIAIFLAQGLETALAHLATYKIGAIAMPLFTLFGTDALRYRLNDSGASTLITDQQGLETLLPLREHLPQLKHLYQSDSQQDQGEALSLWQAIAAHPEPAPRTLNTRADDPAVLIYTSGTTGSAKGALHAHRVLLGHLPGVEMSHNFLPTGEGLMWTPADWAWIGGLLDVLLPAWHHGIPVLAYRFPKFDAEATWKLMSEHGVTHTFLPPTALKMLRRSQWSREQWPLKLQSIASGGESLGAQLLDWAKQELGITINEFYGQTECNMIVSSCSAWFPGQAGKIGKAVPGHKVAIVDDQGLTQKPGVEGHIAVQAPDPVMFLGYWQRPEATREKFVGDWLLTGDKGMQDEDGYIQFVGRDDDVITSSGYRIGPGPIEDGLMGHPAVAMAAVIGVPDPERTEVVKAFIVLKDDVEPSQALVKEIQEHIKRRVAAHEYPRLIEFVDALPMTTTGKVIRHALRKLSQ from the coding sequence ATGCTGTCTGCTGATTCTGTTTACTCACAAAGCTACTCGGAATTTCACTGGTCCATCCCCGAGCACTACAACATCGCTCACGACACCTGCGACAAATGGGCCGATGGCTCCGGACGTCTGGCCCTGATCCAGCAATTGCCCGACGGTCAGGTCAAGCGCTACACCTTCGATCAGCTCAAAGCCTGGTCCGACTCGCTGGCCGCCGCCTGGCAAGCCCGGGGCATACAAGCAGGCGATCGTATCGCCATCTTTTTGGCGCAGGGGCTGGAAACAGCGCTGGCGCATTTGGCGACCTACAAGATTGGCGCCATTGCCATGCCCTTGTTCACCCTGTTTGGCACGGATGCGCTGCGCTACAGGCTGAATGATTCCGGTGCCAGCACCTTGATTACCGATCAACAGGGCCTGGAGACACTGCTGCCACTGCGCGAGCATCTGCCACAGCTCAAACACCTTTATCAAAGTGACAGCCAGCAGGATCAGGGCGAGGCACTGTCCCTGTGGCAAGCCATTGCCGCCCACCCTGAACCGGCACCACGTACCCTGAACACCCGCGCAGATGACCCTGCCGTGCTGATCTACACCTCCGGCACCACAGGTTCGGCCAAAGGCGCCTTGCATGCCCACCGCGTATTGCTGGGGCATCTGCCAGGCGTGGAAATGTCACACAACTTCCTGCCTACGGGTGAAGGCCTGATGTGGACGCCCGCCGACTGGGCCTGGATTGGTGGCCTGCTGGATGTGCTGCTTCCCGCCTGGCATCACGGTATACCCGTACTGGCCTACCGCTTCCCAAAATTTGATGCCGAAGCCACCTGGAAACTGATGTCCGAACATGGCGTCACGCATACCTTCCTGCCCCCTACTGCGCTGAAAATGCTGCGCCGCAGCCAATGGTCGCGCGAGCAATGGCCCCTGAAGCTGCAATCCATCGCCAGCGGTGGGGAGTCTTTGGGTGCGCAGTTGCTGGATTGGGCAAAACAGGAACTGGGCATCACCATCAACGAGTTCTACGGACAAACCGAGTGCAATATGATCGTGTCCTCCTGCTCGGCCTGGTTTCCCGGTCAGGCAGGCAAGATCGGCAAGGCTGTGCCCGGCCACAAGGTCGCAATTGTGGATGATCAGGGGCTGACTCAGAAACCCGGTGTCGAAGGCCATATCGCCGTGCAAGCCCCCGACCCAGTGATGTTCCTTGGCTACTGGCAGCGTCCCGAGGCCACGCGCGAGAAATTTGTTGGCGACTGGCTGCTGACCGGCGACAAAGGCATGCAGGACGAGGATGGCTATATTCAGTTTGTAGGCCGCGATGATGATGTCATCACCAGTTCCGGCTACCGCATTGGACCCGGTCCGATTGAGGATGGCCTGATGGGGCATCCCGCCGTCGCCATGGCGGCAGTGATCGGTGTCCCTGACCCGGAGCGTACCGAAGTCGTGAAGGCCTTTATCGTGCTCAAAGACGATGTCGAGCCATCACAAGCACTGGTCAAGGAGATTCAGGAACACATCAAACGCCGGGTGGCTGCGCATGAATACCCACGGCTGATTGAGTTTGTGGATGCCCTGCCCATGACGACCACCGGCAAAGTCATACGTCATGCTTTACGCAAATTGAGCCAGTAA